In Methanomicrobium sp. W14, the sequence GGAAAGGCGGGGTGGGCTGCCTGCATCTGTTTTAGCTTCATATTAAAATATGCCAACAGATTTAATGAAAAAGATGTCAATACAATACCAGAGCAATGAATGCAATCGACAATTGGATTTAAAGAGAGAAGATATATTGAAGAGTTGAGAATTGTCACAAAATCAACTGCACTTGACTGCGTTATGGATGATACATATGACAGAATAATATATGTTATAAAAAAGGGTGATATGGGGTTTGCGATAGGAAAAGACGGCGTGAACATAAAAAAACTTCAGAAAATCCTTGGCAAAAGAATAGAGATGGTTGAAGAAAACAGCGATATAAAAGGTTTTATTGAAAATATCTTCAAACCTGCTCATATTGGGGATGTCAGGGCCGACGAGGAATCCCATAAGCTCAATGTTTACGTTGAAAGCAAATCTGATTTAGGTATTGCAATCGGTAAAAACGGGTGCAATGTTGAAAAAGCACGTATTCTTACACGCAGGTATTTTAGGAAGGAAATTGGAGAAATTTTTTACGAGGAAGGTTGTGAAGGTAAATGAATACTGATATTTTTGAGGAAATCTGGAATACTATTTGTACCCGGGTGGAAAATCCTCCTGAAAAGAGTTATGTTGTTGATATTCTGACTCACAGAAAAGGGATTGACAAGGCTTTGGAGAAGGTCGGCGAGGAGGCAACGGAATTTATAATAGCCGCAAAAAACGATGACTATGAGCAGAAGGTCTATGAAGCCGCTGATTTGTTTTTTCACCTGATGCTTGCCCTCCGCGGGTGCAATGTTGAGTTCTCGGATGTTATTGCAGAGCTTGAAAGACGGCGCAAGTGAAAATTTATTTCTTTGCC encodes:
- a CDS encoding NusA-like transcription termination signal-binding factor — protein: MQSTIGFKERRYIEELRIVTKSTALDCVMDDTYDRIIYVIKKGDMGFAIGKDGVNIKKLQKILGKRIEMVEENSDIKGFIENIFKPAHIGDVRADEESHKLNVYVESKSDLGIAIGKNGCNVEKARILTRRYFRKEIGEIFYEEGCEGK
- the hisE gene encoding phosphoribosyl-ATP diphosphatase, whose protein sequence is MNTDIFEEIWNTICTRVENPPEKSYVVDILTHRKGIDKALEKVGEEATEFIIAAKNDDYEQKVYEAADLFFHLMLALRGCNVEFSDVIAELERRRK